CCCGAGGACCGCCACGCCCCCGTGATGCGGGACCGCGTGGTGGACCTGCTCGCCCCCGGAGTCCAGGCCGCCCTGGACGCGGGCCGCGCCCCGGTGGCGCTCGACGGCACCCTGGGCATGGGCGGGCACGCCGAGGCCCTCCTCACCCGCTTCCCGGAGCTGCGCGTCGTCGGCGTCGATCGCGACCCGAACGCCCTGGCCATGGCCGCCGAGCGGCTCGGCGCCCTCGCCGACCGCCTCGTCCCCTTCCACGGGACCTACGACCAGGTGCCCGAGGCCCTCGCGGCCGCCGGCGCGGAGCGCATGGACGCCGCGCTCTACGACCTCGGGGTGTCCTCCTACCAGCTCGACGCGCGGGAGCGCGGCTTCGCCTACTCCTACGACGCCCCGCTGGACATGCGCATGGACACCAGCGCGGGCCGCACGGCGGCCGACCTGGTGGCCGAGCTGGACGAGTCGGAGCTGCGGCACCTCATCCGCCGCGACGGCGAGGAGCGGTTCGCGGGCCCCATCGCCCGCGCGGTGGTGCGCGCCCGCCAGGAGGAGCCGATCCTCACCACCGGACGGCTCGTCGAGGTCATCCGCGGTGCCGTGCCCGTGGCGGCCGGCGCGAAGGGCGGCCACCCGGCCAAGCGCACCTTCCAGGCGCTGCGCATCGCGGTGAACGAGGAGCTCGACATCCTCGACCGCGCCGTCCCGGCCGCCCTCGAGGGCCTGGCGGTCGGCGGGCGCCTGGTGGTGATGAGCTACCACTCGCTCGAGGACCGGATCGCCAAGCGCCACCTCCAGGCGTGGGCGGCCTCCAGCGCGCCGCCCGGATTCCCGGTGGAGCTGCCGGAGCACCGGCCCGTGGTGCGGGTCCTCACCCGGGGCACGGAGAGGCCCACGGAGGAGGAAATCGAAGAGAATCGTCGTGCCTCCTCCGCGAAGGTGCGTGCGGTTGAGAAGATCAGGGCGTCAAGGACTTCGGCATGACGGCGTACGAGGAGACTGGGATGAGCGCACAGGCGCGGATGGACGGCGCGCAGACGGCGTGGCCGCAGACGGAGGCGGCCCCCGGGCGTCGCCCCTCCCCGCGCACCCCGCTGGCCGTGGTCCCCGCGCCCCTGCCCCGGTCGGGCTCGGGCGTGGCGGTGCTGTGCGCCGTCGTCCTCCTCGTGGCCCTGGCCCTGGTGCTCGTCATGAACATCAGCATGTCCAACCGCCAGTACGGCCTGATCGACCTGCGCGACCGCCTGGTGGAGGTCACCGAGGCCAACGAGCGCCTGGCGGAGCAGGTCGGGTACCTCGACGCGCCGCAGAACCTCGCCGCCCGCGCGGACGCCCTCGGGATGGTCCCCGCCGCCGGCGCGGGCATCGTGGACGCCGACGCCGGGGAGGTCGCCCCGGCCACCGCGCGTCGCGAGTCCGCCGACCTGGTCACGGGACACGTCGGGCCGCCGGCGGACGCGGACGAGGCCCGCCAGGGGCTGGCCGCCGCCGCGGACGCCGAGGCCGAGCTGGCCGGCCCGCGCACCCTGACCCCGGCGGAGGCCGCAGCGGCCGCGTCCGAGGCCGCCGCCGCGCCGACCGACGGGTCCGACGAGCACTGATGGCCGGTTCGGACCCCCACGGCTCGACCACCGTCCCCGCCCCCGGGAACCTCAGCCTCCGCAGCCGCGCCGCCCTGCTCGTGCTCGTGGCGCTGCTCCTGCTCCTCGGGCTGCGCCTGGTCTGGGTGCAGGGCGTGGACCCCACCGGCCAGGCCGCAGCGGCCATGGACGAGCGGCTCACCACGCAGGAGATCCGCCCTGAGCGCGGCGCCATCCTGGACCGTGACGGCGACGTGCTGGCCGAGAGCGTGCGGCGCTACGACATCGTGGCCGACCAGCGGATCGTCAAGGACTTCAAGGAGTACGACGTGGAGCGCCGCGAGCAGGTGCTCGTGGACGTCGGCTCCCGCCTGGCGACCCTGGCCGACGTGCTGGACATGCCGGAGGAGGAGGTCCGTGCTCGGACCCTCGGCTCGAGCCCCTACTCGGTGGTGAAGGCCTCGGTGACCCCGGAGGTCCGCGACCGCGTCATGGCGCTGAACCTCCCCGGCGTCCTCGCGGAGGCCGTGGACCGGCGGACGTACCCCAACGGGGCGGTGGCCGGCGGCGTCCTGGGGTTCATGGGCGGGGACGGCGTGCCGCTGGAGGGCCTGGAGAAGAGCCAGGACGAGGTCCTCTCCGGCACGCCCGGCGAGCGGAGCTTCGAGGTGGGTGCGGACGGGATCCGGATCCCCATCGCCGAGCAGGAGGTCACCCCCGCCGTGGACGGCGCCGACCTGCGGCTCACCCTGGACAAGGACGCCCAGTGGTACGCCCAGGAGGCGGTGGCGGCGCTCGCCGACGCGCACGATGCGGAGTGGGCGAACGCCGTGGTGATGGACGTGCGCACAGGGGAGCTGCTGGTGCTGGCCGACTCCACCACCGTGGACCCGGGCGACCCCTCGGCGACCCCGGCGGAGTTCCGCACGGCCACGGTGGTGCGCACCCCGTACGAGCCCGGCTCGACGGGCAAGGCGGTGACGATGGCCGCGGCGATCGACGCCACGGACCTCACTGCGCACTCGGGGTTCGAGGTGCCCGACCGTCTCGAGTTCCCGGGCCAGCCCCCGATCCGCGACGCCTCCTCGCATCCCACCTACGAGATGACCGTGGCGGGCATCTTCGCCCGCTCGTACAACACGGGCACCGTCAAGGTCGCCGAGAGGCTGTCGGACGAGCAGCGCTACGAGTACATGCGGGCCTTCGGGATCGGCGGCCCGATCGAGCTCGGCCTGCCGTACCCCGCCACCAGCGTCCTGCGCGAGCCGGAGGACTGGGACGGGCGCCAGCGGCTGGTGAACGCGTTCGGCCAGGGCTACACCGTGACCACCGTGCACACCGCCCAGCAGTTCCAGGCCCTGGCCAACGGCGGCGTCCTGGAGCCGGCCCGCCTGATCCGGTCCACGGTGGACGCCGACGGCGCGGAGCACCGCTGGCCGGCCGCGGCCGAGCCCCGCCGGGTGGTCTCGGAGGACACCGCCCGCCAGATGCTCCGCATGATGGAGACGGTGGTCACCCAGGGCACCGGCCGCACCGCCGCGATCCCCGGCTACCGGGTGGGCGGCAAGTCCTCGACCGCGCAGGTGGCGGGCCGCACCGGCACGTACGACGGCTACAACTACGGCTTCACCGCCGTGGCGCCCCTCGACGACCCGCGGTTCGTGGTCTCCGTCTCCATGAACCGCCCGTCCTCGGGCGGCAGCTCCGCCGTGGTGGCCACCACGGCCTCGCGCATCATGTCCCATCTGCTCGGCCAGGCCGGCGTGCCCGCCACCGGCGACGAGCCGCAGGACTACCACGTGTTCGTGGACGACCCGCAGGAGCGCCCGTGGTGACCACCGCAGCGACCGCACCGACCCCATCCGGCCCCCAGGAGGACCCCATGCCCCACACCGCCGACCCGTGCGGGACGCCGTCCCCGGCCGAGCAGGACCTCGCCTTCCGCCCGTCCGCGGTGGCGCCCGTCGCCTGGTCCGCCCTCGCCGAGGCCCTGGAGGCCGCCGGCCAGGCCGCGCGGGTCCGCGGCGGCGAGCCCGACCGTCCGGTGACGGGCGCCGCGCTGGACTCCCGGGTCGTGCGGGAGGGGGACCTGTACGTGGCGCTGCCGGGCGCCCGTGCGCACGGCGCGAGCTTCGCCCGCGCGGCGGTGGACGCGGGCGCGGCGGGCGTGCTGACCGACGCCGGGGGCGCGCGGATCCTCGCCGACCTGGGCCTGGAGGGCGTTCCGGTGCTCGAGGTCGACTCGGTGCGCGCCGCGGCGGGTGTGGCGGCCGCCCGCGTGTACGGGGGCGGCGCCGACGCGGGCCCCGTGCTGCTCGGCGTGACCGGCACGAACGGCAAGACCACCACGAGCTTCCTGGCCGCCTCGATCGTGGAGGCCCTGGGCGGGCGCTCGGGGATCATCGGGACCATCCTCACCCGCGCCGGGCAGCGGGAGGTGCCCTCCACCCTCACCACCCCGGAGTCCACCCAGCTGCACGCCCTCATGGCCCTCATGCGGGAGGAGGGGGTGGACACCGCCGTCATGGAGGTCTCCTCGCACGCCGTCGAGTACCGGCGGATCGCGGGCCTGCGCTACGCCGCGGCGGGGTTCACCAACCTGACCCAGGACCACCTGGACCTGCACGGGTCCATGGACGCGTACCTCGAGGCCAAGCTGGGGCTCTTCCACGCGGAGCGCTGCGACCGCGCCGTGATCACCCTCGACGGCGGCGAGGGCCCCCGTTGGGGTGTCGCGGCCGCCTCCCGGGCCCAGGCGCCCGTGACCACGCTCGCCCTGGGCCCGGCCGCGCCGCACCCGGGCGCCCTCGAGCGCGAGGCCCCGGACGTCCGGCCCGACTGGGCCGTGACGGAGATGGTGCCGGACGGCCTCGGCCACCGCTTCACGCTGACCGAGACCGCCACCGGTCGGACGCTGCGCGCGTCGGTGGGCCTGCCGGGCCGGTTCAACGTGGCCAACGCCGCGCTGGCCGTCCTCCTGGTGCTCGCCGCCGTCGGGGAGGAGCGCCGCGACGAACTCGCCGCCCTGCTCGACGTGCCCGCCGGGGAGGGCCCCCTGGCCGCCGCCGTGCCGGGCCGCATGGAGGTCGTCGGCCGGGAGCCGGACGCCGTCGTCGACTTCGCCCACAACCCCGACGGCATGGTCCAGGCCCTGCGCTCCCTCGCCGAGGCGCGCGCCGCGGCGGGGCGGTCCGGCCGGACCCTCCTCGTCGTCGGCGCGGCGGGGGACCGCGACGCCGCCAAGCGCCCCGTGATGGGGCGCATCGCCGCCGAGCACGCGGACGTGGTGATCATCACGGACGACACGCCCCACTCGGAGGACCCGGCCCCCATCCGCGCCCAGGTCCTCGAGGGCGCCCGGGCCGAGGCGGCGCGCGCCGCCGCGTCCGGGCGGCACGTCGTGGTCGAGGAGTACGACGACCGCGCGGCCGCCATCCGCCGCGCCGTGGAGCTCGCCCGGCCTGAGGACGGCATCCTCGTGGCCGGCCGCGGCCACGAGACGGAGATGGACTACGACGGGACACCGGTGCCGCTCGACGACCGGGTGGCCGTGCGCGAGGCCCTCGCCGAGGCGGCCCGTGCCGGGTCGGACCCGGTCGACGGGGGTAAGGTGCACGGGTCATGATCGCTCTCACCGCTTCCCAGGTCGCCGAGGCCGTCTCCGGCACGCTCTCCCCGACGCTCGATCCGCAGACCGTGCTGACCCACGTCACCCCCGACTCCCGGGAGGTGGCGGTGGAGGGCACGCTCTACGTCGCCAAGCCCGGCGAGCGCGCCGACGGCCACGACTTCATCGACGCGGCCCTGGCCGCGGGCGCCGCCGCCGTGCTGGCCGAGCGCGTGACCCACGCGCCGGACGGCGCCGAGCACCCGGCCGTGGTGGTCGAGGACGCCGTCCTGGCCATGGGCGCCCTGGCGCGCGAGGTCGTGCGCCGCGTGCGCGAGCACTCGCCGACCACGGTCGTCGGGATCACGGGCTCGGCCGGCAAGACGACCACCAAGGACCTGCTGGCCGCCCTGCTGTCCACGCAGGGGTCGACGGTCGCCCCCGTGGGTTCGTTCAACGGCGAGGTGGGCGTCCCGCTGACCGTCTTCCGCGCGGAGCTGGACACCCGGTACCTGATCGTCGAGATGGGTGCGGACCACGTCGGGAACATCGAGTACCTGTGCGACATCGTGCGGCCGGACATCGGCGTCGTGCTCATGGTGGGCACCGCCCACGCCGGCAGCTTCGGCGGCGTGGACAACATCGCGAAGACCAAGGGCGAGCTGGTCGAGGCCCTCGGGCCGGACGGCGTCGCCGTGCTGAACCGGGACGACCCCCGCGTGGCGGCCATGGCGGCCCGCACCCCGGCGCCCGTCACGTGGTTCTCCGCGGACGAGGCCACGGCGGTGGAGGTGGCCGCGGACGTCGCGGCCGGCCGCGCCGCCGGGGTGGTCCTGGCGCGCGGCCTCGCCGCCGACGCCGAGGAGCACCCGGTCCTGGACCTGCAGATCGGCACGGACCTGGACGCCCCGCGGCACCGCGTGGTCTCCGGGCTCACCGGCGTGCACCACGCCCACAACCTCCTGGCGGCCGCGGCGGCGGCCCACGCCGCGGGCATGGCGCCCGCCGAGATCGCCGCCGCCCTCGACGGGCTCGGGCCGACCAGCCGCCACCGCATGGAGCGCACCGACCGCGCGGACGGCGTGAGCATCATCAACGACGCGTACAACGCGAACCCGGAGTCGATGCGGGCCGCCCTGCGGACCCTGGCCACCCTCGGCCGGTCCTCCGGTCGGCGCACGTGGGCCGTGCTGGGCGAGATGCTCGAGCTCGGCGACGCGCGGGTGCGCGAGCACACGCTGGTCGGCGAGTCCGTGGTGCGCCTCAACATCTCCCAGCTGCTCGTGGTGGGCGCCGGCGCCCGCCCGCTGTACGTCGGTGCGGTCAACGAGGGCAGCTGGGGGGACGAGGCCCACTTCGTCGACGACGCCGCGCAGGCCGAGGAGTTCCTCGCCGGCCGCCTGGCGCCCGGCGACATCGTCCTCGTGAAGTCCTCCAACGGGGTCGGGCTCGCCGCCCTCGGCGAGCGCCTGGCGAGCGCCGACGACCTCACCTCCCCGTCCGACCCCGTGAAGGAGACGCGACCGTGATCGGCCTGCTCATCGGCGGCGCGCTCGGCCTGGTCCTCACCGGCCTGGGCACCCCGCTGTTCATCCGCTACCTCGTCAAGCAGGGCTACGGCCAGCAGGTGCGCGACGACGGCCCGCAGACGCACAAGTCCAAGCGCGGCACGCCCACGATGGGCGGATTCGTCATCATCTCCGCGCTGGTGGTCGGCTACCTGGCGACGCACCTGGTCCTGGCCCTGCTGGGCAGCGAGCTCGCGGGCCCGACGGCGTCGGGGTGGCTCGTCCTGCTCCTCACGGTGGGCATGGCGTTCGTCGGCTGGATCGACGACTACACCAAGATCGCGAAGCAGCGCTCCCTCGGCCTCACGCCGAAGGGCAAGATCATCCTGCAGGCGGCGATCGGCACGGCCTTCGCCGTGCTCGCGCTGCTGTTCCCCGACGGCCATGAGGGGCTCACGCCCGCCTCGACGGCGATCTCGTTCGTCCGCGACCTGCCGTGGCTCGAGCTGGCCTTCGCCGGCCCCGTGCTCGGGGCGGTCCTCTTCGTGGTCTGGTCCAACCTGATCACCACCGCCACCACCAACGCCGTCAACCTCACGGACGGCCTCGACGGCCTGGCGACCGGCGCGACCGCCATGGTCACCGGCGCCTACGTCCTGATCACGCTGTTCCAGGCGGGCCAGGACTGCGCCGGCGAGGCGGCCCCCGGCTGCTACGAGGTCCGCGACCCGATGGACCTCGGCCTGCTCGCCGCGGTGCTGACCGGCGCGCTGCTCGGCTTCCTCTGGTGGAACACCTCCCCGGCGAAGATCTTCATGGGGGACACCGGCTCCCTCGGCCTGGGCGGCGCCCTCGCGGGCCTGGCGATCCTCACCCGCACCGAGATGCTGGTGATCGTCCTGGCCGGGCTCATGGTGGCCATCACGCTGTCCGTGATCATCCAGGTGGGGTACTTCAAGGTGTCCGGCGGCAGGCGGGTGTTCCTCATGGCGCCGCTGCAGCACCACTTCGAGCTCAAGGGGTGGGCCGAGGTCACCGTCGTGGTCCGGTTCTGGCTCATCTCCCTGCTGTGCGTGAGCGCCGGCCTCTCGCTCTTCTACGGCGAGTGGCTGCTGCACCAGGGCGGTCTGGCGGGGGTGACCCCGTGAGCGGCGCGCCGACCCCCGTGACCCGTCCGATCGCGGACACCGACCGCACCCGTGACCTGTCCTCGTGGGACGACGCCGGCTGGCGCGGCCTGCGGGTCGTGGTCACGGGCCTCGGGGTGAGCGGCTTCGCCGCCGCGGACACCCTGGCCGAGCTGGGCGCCGTCGTCGTGGTGGTGGACGGGGCGGACACCCCGGAGAACCGGGCGAAGGCGGAGACCCTGCGCATCGTCGGCGTCGCCGACGTCCTGCTCTCGGAGGAGGCCACCCGGTCCCTGCCCGCCGTGGCCGGCGAGCCCGCCGATCTGGTGGTGACCTCCCCGGGCTGGCGCCCGGACCAGCCGCTGCTGATGGCGGCCCATGCCGCGGGCCTGCCCATCTGGTCGGACGTGGAGCTGGCGTGGCGCGTGCGCGAGCGCGCCGGCCGGCCCACGGCCGAGTGGGTCTGCCTGACCGGCACGAACGGCAAGACCACCACCGTGACCATGGTGGAGGCCATCCTGCGCGCCGACGGGCGCCGCGCCCTGGCGTGCGGCAACGTCGGCACCCCCGTGCTCGACGCCGTCCGCGACCCCGAGGGCTACGACACGCTGGCGCTCGAGCTCTCCAGCTTCCAGCTGCACTGGACGCACCGGATCGAGCCCGCCTCGTCCGCCGTCCTGAACCTCGCCGAGGACCATGTGGACTGGCACGGCTCCATGGAGGAGTACGCCGCGGCCAAGGGCAAGGTGTACGAGAACACCGCCGTCGCGTGCGTCTACAACCAGGCGGACGCGCTCACCCGCACGCTCGTGGAGCGTGCGGACGTCCAGGAGGGCTGCCGCGCCGTCGGGTTCACCACGGACAGCCCCGCCGTCTCCGACGTGGGCGTGGTGGACGGGATCCTGGTGGACCGGGCCTTCCTCGAGAACCGGCGCCACGAGGCCGTGGCCCTCGCGGAGCGGGCCGACCTGGGCCCCGTGGCCCCGCGCCACACCGTGGCGAACGCCGCCGCGGCCGCGGCGCTGACGCGCGCCGTGGGCGTCTCCCCGGAGGCCGTGGCGGAGGGGCTGCGCTCCTACGACCGCGGCGAGCACCGCATCCAGCTCGTCGCCACGTCCCGGGACGTCATGTGGGTCAACGACTCCAAGGCCACCAACCCGCACGCGGCGGGCGCGTCCCTGGCGGCGTTCTCCTCGATCGTCTGGCTCGCCGGCGGCCTGCCCAAGGGCGTGACCTACGAGGAGCTCGTGGCCGCCCACGCCCACCGGCTGCGCGCCGTGGTCCTGCTGGGCACGGACTCCTCGGCCCTGCGGCGCGCGCTCGCCGAGCACGCGCCGGACGTGCCGGTCCACGCGCCGCTCGCCGACGCCGAGGGCGCGGGCTCCCCGGACGGCCCGGCCGTCATGGCCGAGGCGGTCCGGACCGCCGACCGCCTCGCCCGCCCGGGGGACACC
This Micrococcus flavus DNA region includes the following protein-coding sequences:
- a CDS encoding UDP-N-acetylmuramoyl-tripeptide--D-alanyl-D-alanine ligase codes for the protein MIALTASQVAEAVSGTLSPTLDPQTVLTHVTPDSREVAVEGTLYVAKPGERADGHDFIDAALAAGAAAVLAERVTHAPDGAEHPAVVVEDAVLAMGALAREVVRRVREHSPTTVVGITGSAGKTTTKDLLAALLSTQGSTVAPVGSFNGEVGVPLTVFRAELDTRYLIVEMGADHVGNIEYLCDIVRPDIGVVLMVGTAHAGSFGGVDNIAKTKGELVEALGPDGVAVLNRDDPRVAAMAARTPAPVTWFSADEATAVEVAADVAAGRAAGVVLARGLAADAEEHPVLDLQIGTDLDAPRHRVVSGLTGVHHAHNLLAAAAAAHAAGMAPAEIAAALDGLGPTSRHRMERTDRADGVSIINDAYNANPESMRAALRTLATLGRSSGRRTWAVLGEMLELGDARVREHTLVGESVVRLNISQLLVVGAGARPLYVGAVNEGSWGDEAHFVDDAAQAEEFLAGRLAPGDIVLVKSSNGVGLAALGERLASADDLTSPSDPVKETRP
- a CDS encoding Mur ligase family protein, with the protein product MPHTADPCGTPSPAEQDLAFRPSAVAPVAWSALAEALEAAGQAARVRGGEPDRPVTGAALDSRVVREGDLYVALPGARAHGASFARAAVDAGAAGVLTDAGGARILADLGLEGVPVLEVDSVRAAAGVAAARVYGGGADAGPVLLGVTGTNGKTTTSFLAASIVEALGGRSGIIGTILTRAGQREVPSTLTTPESTQLHALMALMREEGVDTAVMEVSSHAVEYRRIAGLRYAAAGFTNLTQDHLDLHGSMDAYLEAKLGLFHAERCDRAVITLDGGEGPRWGVAAASRAQAPVTTLALGPAAPHPGALEREAPDVRPDWAVTEMVPDGLGHRFTLTETATGRTLRASVGLPGRFNVANAALAVLLVLAAVGEERRDELAALLDVPAGEGPLAAAVPGRMEVVGREPDAVVDFAHNPDGMVQALRSLAEARAAAGRSGRTLLVVGAAGDRDAAKRPVMGRIAAEHADVVIITDDTPHSEDPAPIRAQVLEGARAEAARAAASGRHVVVEEYDDRAAAIRRAVELARPEDGILVAGRGHETEMDYDGTPVPLDDRVAVREALAEAARAGSDPVDGGKVHGS
- the rsmH gene encoding 16S rRNA (cytosine(1402)-N(4))-methyltransferase RsmH, with product MDTHRQRPEDRHAPVMRDRVVDLLAPGVQAALDAGRAPVALDGTLGMGGHAEALLTRFPELRVVGVDRDPNALAMAAERLGALADRLVPFHGTYDQVPEALAAAGAERMDAALYDLGVSSYQLDARERGFAYSYDAPLDMRMDTSAGRTAADLVAELDESELRHLIRRDGEERFAGPIARAVVRARQEEPILTTGRLVEVIRGAVPVAAGAKGGHPAKRTFQALRIAVNEELDILDRAVPAALEGLAVGGRLVVMSYHSLEDRIAKRHLQAWAASSAPPGFPVELPEHRPVVRVLTRGTERPTEEEIEENRRASSAKVRAVEKIRASRTSA
- a CDS encoding peptidoglycan D,D-transpeptidase FtsI family protein, with product MAGSDPHGSTTVPAPGNLSLRSRAALLVLVALLLLLGLRLVWVQGVDPTGQAAAAMDERLTTQEIRPERGAILDRDGDVLAESVRRYDIVADQRIVKDFKEYDVERREQVLVDVGSRLATLADVLDMPEEEVRARTLGSSPYSVVKASVTPEVRDRVMALNLPGVLAEAVDRRTYPNGAVAGGVLGFMGGDGVPLEGLEKSQDEVLSGTPGERSFEVGADGIRIPIAEQEVTPAVDGADLRLTLDKDAQWYAQEAVAALADAHDAEWANAVVMDVRTGELLVLADSTTVDPGDPSATPAEFRTATVVRTPYEPGSTGKAVTMAAAIDATDLTAHSGFEVPDRLEFPGQPPIRDASSHPTYEMTVAGIFARSYNTGTVKVAERLSDEQRYEYMRAFGIGGPIELGLPYPATSVLREPEDWDGRQRLVNAFGQGYTVTTVHTAQQFQALANGGVLEPARLIRSTVDADGAEHRWPAAAEPRRVVSEDTARQMLRMMETVVTQGTGRTAAIPGYRVGGKSSTAQVAGRTGTYDGYNYGFTAVAPLDDPRFVVSVSMNRPSSGGSSAVVATTASRIMSHLLGQAGVPATGDEPQDYHVFVDDPQERPW
- the murD gene encoding UDP-N-acetylmuramoyl-L-alanine--D-glutamate ligase, with the translated sequence MSGAPTPVTRPIADTDRTRDLSSWDDAGWRGLRVVVTGLGVSGFAAADTLAELGAVVVVVDGADTPENRAKAETLRIVGVADVLLSEEATRSLPAVAGEPADLVVTSPGWRPDQPLLMAAHAAGLPIWSDVELAWRVRERAGRPTAEWVCLTGTNGKTTTVTMVEAILRADGRRALACGNVGTPVLDAVRDPEGYDTLALELSSFQLHWTHRIEPASSAVLNLAEDHVDWHGSMEEYAAAKGKVYENTAVACVYNQADALTRTLVERADVQEGCRAVGFTTDSPAVSDVGVVDGILVDRAFLENRRHEAVALAERADLGPVAPRHTVANAAAAAALTRAVGVSPEAVAEGLRSYDRGEHRIQLVATSRDVMWVNDSKATNPHAAGASLAAFSSIVWLAGGLPKGVTYEELVAAHAHRLRAVVLLGTDSSALRRALAEHAPDVPVHAPLADAEGAGSPDGPAVMAEAVRTADRLARPGDTVLMAPAAASMDQFRSYAQRGEAFIDAVAALMAEHGWDVDDAPGA
- the mraY gene encoding phospho-N-acetylmuramoyl-pentapeptide-transferase translates to MIGLLIGGALGLVLTGLGTPLFIRYLVKQGYGQQVRDDGPQTHKSKRGTPTMGGFVIISALVVGYLATHLVLALLGSELAGPTASGWLVLLLTVGMAFVGWIDDYTKIAKQRSLGLTPKGKIILQAAIGTAFAVLALLFPDGHEGLTPASTAISFVRDLPWLELAFAGPVLGAVLFVVWSNLITTATTNAVNLTDGLDGLATGATAMVTGAYVLITLFQAGQDCAGEAAPGCYEVRDPMDLGLLAAVLTGALLGFLWWNTSPAKIFMGDTGSLGLGGALAGLAILTRTEMLVIVLAGLMVAITLSVIIQVGYFKVSGGRRVFLMAPLQHHFELKGWAEVTVVVRFWLISLLCVSAGLSLFYGEWLLHQGGLAGVTP